In the Streptomyces cinnamoneus genome, CCGGGTTCGCGATCTTGTCGCGGACCCGGCAGGGAACGGGCACGGCCCTCTCGTGATCATTTGGGGGTTGTGTCGACTCTTGAAGATCGTGCGGTGGCTGCACGGCACAGCCCAGACCCCTGCCCGTTGGTGGGCGATGTTCGACCAGGTCATGGCCCAGATCGCGGGCCGGTTCCGGCGGGTTGAGCCATCGGAGGGAGCCTGCCACGGGGGCGCCAATACCGGCTGGTTGCCCCAGCCGCCGCTCGTGCCGTCCCATTGCGCCGCCGGCGGGGTGGAGCGACGGGTCGCCGTCTTCTTCCATATCCCCATGTGCCGCAACTTTACGGTGCGTTCCGCTGCCCGGGGTTGGTGGCGAAGGAGGGCTGGCGCGCCAGCGCGGTGACGTGGTGTCCGCTGCGGTGTGGGTGCGAGGGTGCCGGGGGGCTGTGCGGTCTTTGCGACGGGTGGGCTGGTGGCCCGCAGCGGGGATGAGGGCCCGACCCTCACGGTCCAATACGAACTGACGCCGCTGGGGTGCAGCATGCTGACCCCGAGGCGATCGACGGCTCCGGCACTTGAGCGCACGGCCCCGCACCGGCTGCGCAGACTGCCGAAGAGCAGCAGGTAGCGGGCAGGTGCGGGCGACATGGTCACATCGAGGGGAGGCCTTTACTCCGTTCCGCGGAGGGGTCCAAATCTTGACGGTGAATGATGATCTCCAGCGTCCTCGTGCCACAGGTATTTCGCAGCATGTACATACCCTTCCCCATCGTTCAGTAGGAAGAGGTGTCCGTGGGTGAGATTGAGCGCATTGCTTCCCAAGATTTGATCTCGTTCAAGATCTGTTGCCAGTCGAATAGAGAGCGATTCATAAACGGGCTGCAAGTGCATCAATGCCACAGAGGGGAAGGCGACGTCAATCCTTGTTGCGTACTTTTGCGGATGAAAGCTGCGGAGGAGCAGCATCGAGTGGCTTACCGAGTACTGCCAGACCTCAAATTCGCGGTCCCAGGAAATTTTCTCTTGCATGTCAACTCCTTGGCATGGGCCAGCGTTGCGGTTCAGGTATTGGTACAGGCTTTCCATTTTCGTAAAATGTAATGCTATCCCATGTGCGATCCCCAAGTCGTACAGATTTGCCTACGTGGTACATCTCGCGCTCGGTTGCGAGCCAGTTTCCTTCCATTCCGCGTTCGTAGGCGCCCAGGAAGCGCTCGGTTGGAGTGCTTCCGCTGAAGCCATCCATAACGACATGTAGTCGGGTGCCTGGATTGTGGGCGGCGGCTCTGACCTCTGCCTCCCAGGTCTCCCAGTCGTCTAGGTAGTGAGTGAATCCGTTATCATCCGCAAACTCGCGTAGTCCATATTTTCGAATCCCCAGCGCCACGTCCTTGGGCGGGCACGACATCAGCCCCAGCGGGTCCGCCCACGTGCACGGATTGTGTACGTAAGTCACCGGGTTCGGTGCCGGTGCCAGGCCCAGGGGGTCCGCCGACGCGTAGCGTCCCGTCTCCGGGTCGTAGTGGCGGTGGAAGTTGTAGTGGAGGCCCGTCTCCGGGTCGAAGTACTGGCCCGGGAAGCGCAGGGGGGTGTACGTCGTGCTGTTCTTCGACCACGCCGTCGTGCCCCACAGCGTCGTGCGCGTGCGCCACGCCGTCGTGCCCGTTTCGTCGATCAGTTCGTTCGGCGTGCCGACCAGGTCCGTGATGATCGCGAAGAAGCGGCGGTCTATCTCGTGTTGCGGTGCGTCCGCCGCCGATATGCGTTCCGTCTGGGCCACCGGGCGCAGGCCGTCGTGGTCCCACGTCAGCGTCACCGGGTGCGGCAGGGCGGTCGACGTCGTCGTCTGTTCCGCCAGGGTCGGGCCGTCCCAGCAGAAGGTCACCTCCTCCGCCACCTCGCCCGCCCCGTCCAGGCGCTGCTTCGCCACCCGCCGGCCCAGCGGGTCGTACAGGTAGCGCCATCGCGTCCCGTCCGGGGTGACCACCGACCTCAGGCGGTCCTCCGCGTCCCACTCGTAGCGCCACGTGTCGGGCTTCCGGGACAGGCGGGTCTTCTGGCGCAGCACGACGCGGCCCTGGGCGTCGTGCTCGTAGCGGATGCCGCCCGCCCGGGATATTCGCGTGCCCGTGTACGTGCGGACGCCCTGCGCCTCCCGGCCCGGGTGGTCCGCCGGCCACGTGGCTTCCGTCTGGTTGCCCGCCTCGTCGTAGGCGTACCGCTCCGTCCAGCCCTCGGCGTGGACCGCCGTGACCCGGCCCGCCGCGTCCAGGTCGAACGTCCGGGTGCCCGTCAGCACGTCCGCCACGCCCGTGAGGTGGCCGTCGCGGCGGTACGTGTACGCCCGGTGCTGGAAGGCGGAGTCGTCCGGGCCGCCCGTCAGCGTCTGGGAGACCACGCGGCCCGCCGCGTCCCAGCCGTGGGTCAGCGTCAGGCCCCGGCCGAAGTGGCGCGCCACCTCCCGGCCCGCCGCGTCGTGCTCCATCGCGAAGGTCTGGCCCGACGCCGTCAGCGACGTGCGGCGGCCCGCCGCGTCGTACGTCCACGTGCTGACCGCCCCGCCCGGCGTGACCCGGCGGGTGCGGCGGCCCAGTTCGTCGTAGGCGAAGCAGAGCGTGCGGCCGTTCGTCGTCTCCGACTTGACGCGGCCCGTGCGGTCGCGGCCGTAGACCAGCGTCGCGTCCGGGCCCGTCGCCTCGACCAGGCGGCCGGCCGTGTCGTAGACGTAGGCCGTGACCGCGCCGGCGGCGTCCTTGGCCACCACACGGCCGAGCACGTCGTGCTCGTACGCGACCGTCTGGCCCAGGCCGTTCGTCCGGGCCTTGAGCTGTCCCGCCGCGTCGTGCGCGTACGTCAGGGTCCGCCCGTCGAAGTCCGTCTCGGAGAGCAGCCGGCCGGCCGGGTCGTAGTCGTACGTCCACGTCAGGCCCTGCGGGTTGGTGACCTGGCGGAGCTGGAGCCGGGTGTCGTGGGAGAACGCGTACCGCACGCCGTCCGGGCCCGTGCGGGCCGTGAGGAGGTCGAAGTGCGTGTACTCGTTCCGGGTCACCCCGCCGAGGGGGTCGGTGTACGTGACGCAGTTGCCCTCACCGTCGTATGTCCACCGTTCCTCCGACCCGTCCGGCGCCACGCGCCGGGCCAGCCGGCCTTCCACGGTCCACCACAGCCGCGTCGTCGACCCGAGCGGGTCGACGACCGTCGTGACGCGGCCGAAGGCGTCCCGCCGGTAGCAGGTCACGCCGCCCAGCGGGTCCGTGATCTCGACCGGGAGGCCGGCCGCGTCGCAACGGATACGGGTCACCCCGCCGAGCGCGTCGGTGACCGAGGCCGGATGTCCCGCCTCGTCGTACGCGTAGTGCGTCGTCACGCCCGCCGGGTCCGTGACCGACGTGAGGTTGCCCGCCTCGTCGTACGCCTGGCGCCAGACCGCGCCGTCCGGGCCGGTGACCGTCTCGGTCAGGCCCAGGGCGTTGTACGTCGCCGTGCTCTCGCGGCCGTCGGGGCGCACGACCGCCACCGGGCGGCCGTCCTCGTCGTAGCGCAGCGCGGTGACGCGGCCGAGCGCGTCGGTGCGGGAGAGCAGACGGTCGTGGCGGTCCCGTCGCGAGAGCACCGTGGCGCCGGTGGGGTCGGTCTCCGCGACGACTTGGGAGCGCGCGTTGACGGTGTAGCGGCTGGTGTTCCCCAGCGAGTCGGTCATCGTCGTGACGCGCAGCCCCGTGTCCGGGTCCGGCTCCCCGTACGTGAAGGCGCAGCGCATGTGGCCCTCGGTGCCCGTCTGGAACACGCAGCGGTCGGCGTCGTCGTACGCGTAGCGGTACGAGCGGTCGTTGCGGTCCGTCCAGCCGGTGATCCGGCGCCGCTCGTCGTAGGTGAAGCGCAGCGGATCGCCCGAGGAGTTGACGACTTCGGTGAGGTCGCCGTCCGTGTAGCCGTAGCGGATCAGTTCGGCGTCCGCCCCGCCCGGACCGCCGCCCACGAGGTGCAGGGCGGTGACGCGGCCCGCGTCCGACGTGGTGACGCGGACGCGGTAGCCGGCGCTGTGCGCGAGGGCCTTCGGCGTGCCGTCCGCGTCGTACTCGAAGGTGATCCGGTGGCCGTTGCGGTCGCTGACCTGTTCCAGCAGGGCGAGCCCGGCGTCGTAGGAGGCGAAGTGCCACGTACGGCCCCGCTGTGGGTCCGTGATGACGTAGCCGCCGTCGTCGGCGCACTCCAGGGGCCAGCGGTCCCCGTGGGACGGAAGCGTGGGAACGCCCGGTGCCGGGTGCGGGTAGGACAGCAGTCTGCCGTCCTCGCAGACGAAGAGGACGCCCTCGGCGTCGATCTCCAGGCGCTGGTCCACCGTGCTCGCCCAGGACGGTCCCAGCCACCGTCCCGCCCCGTAGCCGGACCGCACCCTGCGGGTGAAGACCAGGGGGAGCGCCCCGGGCAGAGACACGTCCGTCTGGGACAGGAACATGTGGCCCGTGGCCAGGTCCACGGGGTCTCCGCCGGTGCACCGGTCCCTGTCCTTGCGGCCGGCGTCGGCCGGGTTCGCCTTCTGGGTCCGCCGCGCCCCCTCCTCCCCGAGCTCCTCCGCCCCCTTGCGGGCCGCGCCCGAGAACGCGCGCCGTCCCGCCGCGGCGCCGGCGTTCGCGCCGCCGCTCGCCAGCGTGGCTCCGACGTCGAAGCCCAGGCGGCCCGACGCCTCCGCGTTGTCCTTGCCCCACTCGTCGCCCAGCAGCACGGCCGGGACGCGGTCGGGGTGGTTGGCCAGCGTCACGAGCCCCGCGCCGAGGCTGTTGACGTGGTCCAGGTAGGCGGCCGGGTGGGCGAGGTTGTACGGGTCGAGGGGGTTGACCGTGCGGATCGTCTTGACCGCGCCCATGCCCGCCTTGACGAAGCCGCCCGCGAAGTGGGTCGCCTCGATCCCGCCGGCGGTCCCGAGGTCGTCGAGGTTCATCTCCATGCGGTCGGAGAACGCCGGCTTCTCCGGGGCGTCCTTCAGCGCCGCCTTCACGGCGCCCGCCGCGTGTTCGGCCGCCGCGTCGCGCTGTCTCCGGGCGGCCGCCAGGGTCTCCTTGGCCTCCTGGATCTTGTCGGCGCCGACGTTGGGGCACTCGCCGGGCGGGGTCGGCCGGGTGCCGGGGTCCTGGCCCTTGTCCAGCTTCGCGTTGTACGCCTTCGCGGCCGCGTTGAAGGCGTCGACCTTCTCCTCGTACGCGGCGAAGGCCTTCTTCTGCGCCGCCTTGCCGGCCTTGTACGCGGCGACGGCCTCCTTGGCCCTGCCCTGGGCCCAGGTGACCGTCTCGGCGTACGCCTCCAGCGCCTTGGCGGCGTCCGAGCACGCCTGCGCCGCCCGGGCCCACCGCGTGGGGTACATGGCGAACTTCTCGCGGAAGGCGTCCGCCCCCTCGCCCTTCCAGTGGCTCGCGTCCAGGGCGGTCATGCCGCGGCCCACCCGGTCGAACGCGGTGGAGAAGTCCTTCAGGTGCGACGC is a window encoding:
- a CDS encoding putative T7SS-secreted protein, which gives rise to MRNPFGEVTHGLKNTFKKGVDKVGEEGEHLWDEGKKKVGEGVNWGAHELGKGLDTVGLHEAARTVDDFGDEFADDMGAHVGEKQLGQTERADELVHGSPAKIRSSASHLKDFSTAFDRVGRGMTALDASHWKGEGADAFREKFAMYPTRWARAAQACSDAAKALEAYAETVTWAQGRAKEAVAAYKAGKAAQKKAFAAYEEKVDAFNAAAKAYNAKLDKGQDPGTRPTPPGECPNVGADKIQEAKETLAAARRQRDAAAEHAAGAVKAALKDAPEKPAFSDRMEMNLDDLGTAGGIEATHFAGGFVKAGMGAVKTIRTVNPLDPYNLAHPAAYLDHVNSLGAGLVTLANHPDRVPAVLLGDEWGKDNAEASGRLGFDVGATLASGGANAGAAAGRRAFSGAARKGAEELGEEGARRTQKANPADAGRKDRDRCTGGDPVDLATGHMFLSQTDVSLPGALPLVFTRRVRSGYGAGRWLGPSWASTVDQRLEIDAEGVLFVCEDGRLLSYPHPAPGVPTLPSHGDRWPLECADDGGYVITDPQRGRTWHFASYDAGLALLEQVSDRNGHRITFEYDADGTPKALAHSAGYRVRVTTSDAGRVTALHLVGGGPGGADAELIRYGYTDGDLTEVVNSSGDPLRFTYDERRRITGWTDRNDRSYRYAYDDADRCVFQTGTEGHMRCAFTYGEPDPDTGLRVTTMTDSLGNTSRYTVNARSQVVAETDPTGATVLSRRDRHDRLLSRTDALGRVTALRYDEDGRPVAVVRPDGRESTATYNALGLTETVTGPDGAVWRQAYDEAGNLTSVTDPAGVTTHYAYDEAGHPASVTDALGGVTRIRCDAAGLPVEITDPLGGVTCYRRDAFGRVTTVVDPLGSTTRLWWTVEGRLARRVAPDGSEERWTYDGEGNCVTYTDPLGGVTRNEYTHFDLLTARTGPDGVRYAFSHDTRLQLRQVTNPQGLTWTYDYDPAGRLLSETDFDGRTLTYAHDAAGQLKARTNGLGQTVAYEHDVLGRVVAKDAAGAVTAYVYDTAGRLVEATGPDATLVYGRDRTGRVKSETTNGRTLCFAYDELGRRTRRVTPGGAVSTWTYDAAGRRTSLTASGQTFAMEHDAAGREVARHFGRGLTLTHGWDAAGRVVSQTLTGGPDDSAFQHRAYTYRRDGHLTGVADVLTGTRTFDLDAAGRVTAVHAEGWTERYAYDEAGNQTEATWPADHPGREAQGVRTYTGTRISRAGGIRYEHDAQGRVVLRQKTRLSRKPDTWRYEWDAEDRLRSVVTPDGTRWRYLYDPLGRRVAKQRLDGAGEVAEEVTFCWDGPTLAEQTTTSTALPHPVTLTWDHDGLRPVAQTERISAADAPQHEIDRRFFAIITDLVGTPNELIDETGTTAWRTRTTLWGTTAWSKNSTTYTPLRFPGQYFDPETGLHYNFHRHYDPETGRYASADPLGLAPAPNPVTYVHNPCTWADPLGLMSCPPKDVALGIRKYGLREFADDNGFTHYLDDWETWEAEVRAAAHNPGTRLHVVMDGFSGSTPTERFLGAYERGMEGNWLATEREMYHVGKSVRLGDRTWDSITFYENGKPVPIPEPQRWPMPRS